The following coding sequences are from one Streptomyces sp. V3I7 window:
- the ahcY gene encoding adenosylhomocysteinase — MTTVDNRQDFKVADLSLAEFGRKEITLAEHEMPGLMAIRKEYAEAQPLAGARITGSLHMTVQTAVLIETLVALGARVRWASCNIFSTQDHAAAAIAVGPNGTPDNPQGVPVFAWKGETLDEYWWCTEQALTWPDSPTGGPNMILDDGGDATLLVHKGVEYEKDGKVPGVETAESDEHRVILELLHRTISEGSQKWTQLACEIRGVTEETTTGVHRLYEMQRDGVLLFPAINVNDAVTKSKFDNKYGCRHSLIDGINRATDVLIGGKTAVVCGYGDVGKGCAESLRGQGARVIVTEIDPICALQAAMDGYQVTTLDEVIDKADIFITTTGNKDIIMAGDMAKMKHQAIVGNIGHFDNEIDMAGLAKIPGIVKDEVKPQVHTWTFPDGKVIILLSEGRLLNLGNATGHPSFVMSNSFADQTLAQIELFTKPDAYPTGVYTLPKHLDEKVARLHLDSLGVKLTTLRPEQAAYIGVKVEGPYKSDHYRY; from the coding sequence ATGACGACTGTCGACAACCGACAGGACTTCAAGGTCGCCGACCTCTCCCTGGCCGAGTTCGGCCGCAAGGAGATCACCCTCGCCGAGCACGAGATGCCGGGCCTGATGGCGATCCGCAAGGAGTACGCCGAGGCGCAGCCCCTGGCCGGCGCCCGTATCACCGGCTCCCTGCACATGACCGTGCAGACCGCCGTCCTCATCGAGACCCTCGTCGCCCTCGGCGCCCGGGTCCGCTGGGCCTCCTGCAACATCTTCTCCACCCAGGACCACGCGGCCGCCGCCATCGCCGTCGGCCCGAACGGCACCCCGGACAACCCGCAGGGTGTCCCGGTCTTCGCCTGGAAGGGCGAGACCCTGGACGAGTACTGGTGGTGCACGGAGCAGGCGCTGACCTGGCCGGACAGCCCCACCGGCGGCCCGAACATGATCCTCGACGACGGCGGCGACGCCACCCTCCTCGTCCACAAGGGCGTCGAGTACGAGAAGGACGGCAAGGTCCCCGGCGTCGAGACCGCCGAGTCCGATGAGCACCGCGTCATCCTCGAGCTGCTCCACCGCACCATCAGCGAGGGCTCCCAGAAGTGGACCCAGCTGGCCTGCGAGATCCGCGGTGTCACCGAGGAGACCACCACCGGCGTCCACCGCCTGTACGAGATGCAGCGCGACGGCGTCCTGCTCTTCCCGGCGATCAACGTGAACGACGCCGTGACGAAGTCGAAGTTCGACAACAAGTACGGCTGCCGCCACTCCCTCATCGACGGCATCAACCGCGCCACCGACGTCCTGATCGGCGGCAAGACCGCCGTGGTCTGTGGCTACGGCGACGTGGGCAAGGGCTGCGCGGAGTCCCTGCGGGGCCAGGGCGCCCGGGTGATCGTCACCGAGATCGACCCGATCTGCGCCCTCCAGGCGGCGATGGACGGCTACCAGGTCACGACCCTCGACGAGGTCATCGACAAGGCCGACATCTTCATCACCACGACCGGCAACAAGGACATCATCATGGCCGGCGACATGGCCAAGATGAAGCACCAGGCCATCGTCGGAAACATCGGCCACTTCGACAACGAGATCGACATGGCCGGCCTGGCCAAGATCCCCGGCATCGTCAAGGACGAGGTCAAGCCGCAGGTCCACACCTGGACCTTCCCCGACGGCAAGGTCATCATCCTCCTGTCCGAGGGCCGCCTGCTGAACCTGGGCAACGCCACCGGCCACCCGTCGTTCGTGATGTCCAACTCCTTCGCGGACCAGACCCTGGCCCAGATCGAGCTGTTCACCAAGCCCGACGCGTACCCGACCGGCGTGTACACGCTGCCCAAGCACCTCGACGAGAAGGTCGCCCGCCTCCACCTGGACTCGCTCGGCGTGAAGCTGACCACGCTGCGCCCCGAGCAGGCCGCGTACATCGGCGTGAAGGTCGAGGGCCCGTACAAGTCGGACCACTACCGCTACTGA
- the manA gene encoding mannose-6-phosphate isomerase, class I — translation MDRLDNSIRPYAWGSATAIPQLLGVEPTGEPQAEMWMGAHPGAPSRTARGTLVEVIDADPEKELGAASVDRFGPRLPFLLKILAAGAPLSLQVHPDLEQARHGHADEERRGIPVDAPHRNYKDANHKPELICALTEFDGLCGFRDPLQAADLLDGLGVDSLKPYIDLLHAHPAEAALREVLTAILTADPAEMAHTVAEAMAACVRLGEEYAPYADIAHHYPGDPGVIAAMLLNHVRLQPGEALFLGAGIPHAYLSGLGVEIMANSDNVLRCGLTPKHVDVPELLRVVRFEAGDPGVLRPEASPDGEEVYETPIDEFRLSRYVLPEGGAAHDLTRATPQILLCTAGSVRAGEYELTPGRSVFVPAGDKAEVSGSGTLYRATMII, via the coding sequence ATGGACCGCCTCGACAACTCCATCCGCCCCTACGCCTGGGGCTCCGCGACCGCCATCCCGCAGCTCCTCGGCGTCGAGCCGACCGGTGAGCCGCAGGCGGAGATGTGGATGGGGGCCCACCCCGGCGCCCCCTCGCGCACCGCGCGCGGCACGCTCGTCGAGGTCATCGACGCGGACCCGGAGAAGGAACTCGGCGCCGCCTCGGTCGACAGGTTCGGCCCGCGCCTTCCCTTCCTGCTGAAGATCCTCGCCGCCGGCGCCCCGCTCTCCCTCCAGGTCCACCCCGACCTGGAGCAGGCCCGGCATGGCCACGCGGACGAGGAGCGGCGCGGCATCCCGGTGGACGCCCCGCACCGCAACTACAAGGACGCCAACCACAAGCCCGAACTGATCTGCGCGCTCACCGAGTTCGACGGCCTGTGCGGCTTCCGCGACCCGCTCCAGGCCGCCGACCTGCTCGACGGCCTCGGCGTGGACTCCCTCAAGCCCTACATCGACCTCCTGCACGCCCACCCGGCGGAGGCGGCGCTGCGCGAGGTCCTCACCGCGATCCTCACCGCCGACCCCGCGGAGATGGCCCACACCGTCGCCGAGGCCATGGCCGCCTGCGTCCGCCTCGGCGAGGAGTACGCCCCCTACGCCGACATCGCCCACCACTACCCGGGCGACCCCGGCGTCATCGCCGCCATGCTCCTCAACCACGTACGCCTCCAGCCCGGCGAGGCGCTCTTCCTCGGCGCCGGCATCCCGCACGCGTACCTCAGCGGCCTCGGCGTCGAGATCATGGCCAACTCCGACAACGTCCTGCGCTGCGGACTGACCCCCAAGCACGTCGACGTCCCCGAGCTGCTGCGCGTCGTCCGCTTCGAGGCCGGCGACCCCGGAGTGCTGCGCCCCGAGGCGTCCCCCGACGGGGAAGAGGTCTACGAGACGCCGATCGACGAGTTCCGGCTCTCCCGCTACGTCCTGCCCGAGGGCGGCGCCGCTCACGACCTCACCCGCGCCACCCCGCAGATCCTGCTGTGCACGGCCGGTTCCGTCCGGGCGGGCGAGTACGAGCTGACCCCGGGCCGGTCGGTTTTCGTCCCGGCGGGCGACAAGGCCGAAGTGTCGGGAAGCGGAACTCTTTACCGGGCAACGATGATCATCTGA
- a CDS encoding SIS domain-containing protein: MLDETLLDTPEALAEADRRGLLRGAAEAGARVRTAARHAAEAGIGDLKPDGRPRAVLIAGPGAAATHTADLLGSLAGPGSPVIRLAPTGVAPAAGALRWELPGWAGSVDLLLIATPDGNEPSLSLLAEQAYRRGCTVAAVAPARTPLVEAVTGVHGLFVPMATAPYDQDEPLAASSPGVLWALLTPLLALLDRIGLVSAPADALGKIADRLDSVAERCGPAIATYVNPAKSLAAELADALPLIWTEGSSAGPAGRRFTAALAELSGRPALVAELPEALAEHGALLAGPLAAKADPDDFFRDRVEETPAMHARVVLLRDRPISDLTAAPTARDLALNHDTPVSELEPEPGDELETLAELIAMTDFAAVYLALASVA, encoded by the coding sequence ATGCTCGACGAAACGCTGCTCGACACTCCGGAGGCACTCGCCGAGGCGGACCGCCGAGGTCTGCTGCGCGGTGCCGCCGAGGCAGGCGCGCGTGTCCGCACCGCGGCCCGGCACGCGGCCGAGGCCGGCATCGGCGACCTCAAGCCTGACGGCCGCCCCCGCGCGGTCCTCATCGCCGGACCGGGCGCCGCGGCCACGCACACCGCCGACCTCCTCGGATCGCTCGCGGGCCCCGGCAGCCCCGTCATCCGGCTCGCGCCCACCGGCGTCGCCCCGGCCGCGGGCGCCCTGCGCTGGGAACTCCCGGGCTGGGCCGGGTCGGTGGACCTGCTCCTGATCGCCACCCCGGACGGCAACGAACCCAGCCTCTCCCTGCTCGCCGAACAGGCCTACCGCCGCGGCTGCACCGTCGCGGCCGTGGCCCCGGCCCGCACCCCGCTCGTCGAGGCGGTCACCGGCGTCCACGGCCTGTTCGTACCGATGGCGACGGCCCCGTACGACCAGGACGAGCCGCTCGCCGCGTCCTCCCCGGGCGTGCTGTGGGCGCTGCTCACCCCGCTGCTCGCGCTCCTCGACCGCATCGGCCTGGTCAGCGCGCCCGCCGACGCCCTGGGGAAGATCGCCGACCGGCTGGACAGCGTGGCCGAACGCTGCGGCCCGGCCATCGCGACCTACGTCAACCCCGCCAAGTCCCTCGCCGCCGAACTCGCCGACGCCCTCCCGCTGATCTGGACGGAGGGCAGCTCGGCCGGTCCGGCGGGCCGCCGCTTCACCGCGGCCCTCGCCGAACTCTCCGGCCGCCCCGCCCTCGTCGCCGAACTGCCCGAGGCGCTCGCCGAACACGGCGCCCTGCTCGCCGGCCCGCTCGCCGCGAAGGCCGACCCGGACGACTTCTTCCGCGACCGTGTCGAGGAGACCCCGGCGATGCACGCGCGCGTGGTGCTGCTCCGCGACCGGCCGATCAGCGACCTGACCGCCGCTCCCACCGCCCGTGACCTGGCCCTCAACCACGACACGCCCGTCAGCGAGCTGGAACCGGAGCCCGGCGACGAACTGGAGACCCTCGCCGAGCTGATCGCCATGACGGATTTCGCCGCCGTTTACCTCGCGCTCGCCTCGGTGGCCTGA
- a CDS encoding DUF58 domain-containing protein: protein MALTGRAALLAALGSIPVGIWEPSWTGILAVNAPLAMACACDFALAAPVRRLVLTRSGDTTARLGETADVTLTITNPSRHPLRALLRDAWPPSSWQQGTEIEASRHHLTVPPGERRRVTTRLRPARRGDHEADRVTIRSYGPLRLFPRQGTHEVPWSVRVLPPFTSRKHLPSKLARLRELDGRTSLLTRGEGTEFDSLREYVPGDDTRSIDWRATARQSTVAVRTWRPERDRHILLVLDTGRTSAGRVGDAPRLDASMDAALLLAALASRAGDRVDLLAYDRRVRALVQGRTARDVLPSLVEAMATLEPELVETDARGLAATALRAAPRRSLIVLLTTLDTAPVEEGLLPVLAQLTQRHTVLLTSVADPHVACMAAARGNVDAVYEAAAAAQAQAERLRTAEKLRRHGVTVVDATPDELAPALADAYLAMKAAGRL, encoded by the coding sequence ATGGCGCTCACCGGACGCGCCGCCCTCCTCGCGGCCCTCGGCTCGATCCCCGTCGGCATCTGGGAACCCAGCTGGACGGGCATCCTCGCGGTCAACGCTCCCTTGGCCATGGCATGCGCCTGCGACTTCGCCCTCGCGGCGCCCGTACGACGCCTCGTCCTGACCCGCTCCGGCGACACAACCGCACGCCTGGGCGAGACCGCCGACGTGACGCTCACGATCACCAACCCGTCCCGCCATCCGCTCCGGGCCCTGCTGAGGGACGCCTGGCCTCCGAGCAGCTGGCAGCAGGGCACCGAGATCGAGGCGTCCCGCCATCACCTCACCGTGCCGCCGGGCGAACGCCGACGCGTGACGACCCGCTTGCGCCCCGCCCGCCGCGGCGACCATGAGGCGGATCGCGTGACCATCCGCTCCTACGGCCCCCTCCGTCTCTTCCCCCGCCAAGGTACCCACGAAGTGCCCTGGTCTGTACGGGTTCTGCCCCCGTTCACCAGCCGCAAGCACCTTCCGTCGAAACTCGCTCGTCTGCGTGAACTCGACGGCCGCACCAGCCTTCTGACTCGCGGCGAGGGAACCGAATTCGACAGCCTGCGGGAGTACGTCCCCGGCGACGACACCCGCTCCATCGACTGGCGCGCCACCGCCCGCCAGTCCACGGTCGCCGTACGCACCTGGCGCCCGGAACGCGACCGCCACATCCTCCTGGTCCTCGACACCGGCCGTACCTCCGCGGGCCGCGTCGGCGACGCCCCGCGCCTCGACGCCTCCATGGACGCCGCCCTGCTCCTCGCGGCCCTCGCGTCCCGCGCCGGCGACCGCGTGGACCTCCTCGCCTACGACCGCCGGGTCCGCGCCCTGGTCCAGGGCCGCACTGCTCGTGACGTCCTGCCATCCCTCGTCGAAGCAATGGCCACACTCGAACCGGAGCTCGTCGAGACCGACGCCCGAGGCCTCGCCGCAACGGCACTGCGCGCGGCCCCGCGCCGATCCCTGATCGTCCTGCTCACGACGCTGGACACCGCGCCCGTCGAAGAGGGGCTGCTTCCCGTCCTCGCACAACTCACCCAGCGCCACACAGTTCTCCTGACGTCCGTGGCCGACCCGCACGTCGCCTGTATGGCCGCCGCTCGCGGAAACGTCGACGCGGTGTACGAGGCGGCGGCTGCGGCTCAGGCCCAGGCGGAACGTCTACGCACCGCGGAGAAACTCCGTCGGCACGGCGTGACGGTCGTCGACGCGACCCCGGACGAACTGGCGCCGGCACTGGCGGACGCGTATCTGGCCATGAAGGCGGCGGGTCGGCTCTGA
- a CDS encoding RDD family protein, with product MSELVTGEAVALELRPARLPSRALAVVVDLVVALVAYIVVTTAVVAATSSLDEAAELALSVVTFLLVLVGGPIAVETLSHGRSLGKLACGLRVVRDDGGPIRFRHALVRGAIGVVEILLTFGVVACIASLVSARGRRLGDVFAGTLVVRERVPAGQGGFVPPPPPGLAGRFSGLDLSAVPEGLWLAVRQYLTRMPQLDQQISQAMAGRLAADLAGCTGTPVPQDMPPAVFLAAVVQERQARDARRTFGDAPFGGGGAPSPSPYQAPQPVQPLAQPVLPPVSSAQETQEKKAPGDDGRPPATGFAPPA from the coding sequence GTGAGTGAGCTGGTGACGGGCGAGGCAGTGGCCCTCGAGTTGCGCCCCGCGAGGCTGCCCAGCCGGGCCCTCGCCGTCGTGGTCGATCTGGTCGTGGCCCTGGTCGCCTACATCGTCGTCACCACGGCGGTGGTTGCGGCGACGTCGTCCCTGGACGAGGCGGCGGAACTCGCGCTGTCGGTCGTGACGTTCCTGCTGGTGCTGGTGGGCGGGCCGATCGCGGTGGAGACGCTCAGTCATGGGCGCTCGCTGGGGAAGCTGGCGTGCGGGCTGCGCGTGGTACGGGACGACGGGGGTCCGATCCGTTTCCGGCACGCGCTGGTGCGCGGGGCGATCGGGGTGGTCGAGATCCTGCTGACGTTCGGCGTCGTCGCCTGCATCGCCTCGCTGGTGTCGGCGCGGGGGCGGCGGCTCGGGGACGTCTTCGCGGGGACCCTGGTCGTACGGGAGCGGGTGCCGGCCGGGCAGGGCGGGTTCGTTCCTCCGCCGCCGCCCGGGCTGGCCGGGCGCTTCTCAGGGCTCGATCTGTCGGCGGTCCCCGAGGGGCTGTGGCTTGCCGTGCGCCAGTACCTGACGCGGATGCCCCAGCTGGATCAGCAGATCTCCCAGGCCATGGCGGGGCGGCTTGCGGCGGACCTTGCGGGCTGTACGGGAACTCCTGTCCCGCAGGACATGCCGCCTGCCGTGTTCCTGGCGGCGGTGGTGCAGGAGCGGCAGGCGCGCGACGCCCGGCGGACATTCGGGGACGCCCCGTTCGGGGGCGGCGGGGCTCCTTCCCCTTCCCCTTATCAGGCCCCACAGCCCGTACAGCCACTAGCACAGCCCGTGCTGCCACCCGTGTCATCCGCACAGGAGACACAGGAGAAGAAGGCGCCCGGCGACGACGGCCGTCCTCCGGCCACCGGGTTCGCACCGCCGGCCTAG
- a CDS encoding Trm112 family protein produces MPLEAGLLEILACPACHAPLTEQDAELACTGQDCGLVYPVRDGIPVLLVDEARRPA; encoded by the coding sequence ATGCCGCTCGAAGCCGGCCTCCTGGAGATCCTCGCCTGCCCGGCCTGCCACGCTCCCCTCACGGAGCAGGACGCCGAGCTGGCCTGCACCGGCCAGGACTGCGGCCTGGTGTACCCGGTCCGTGACGGCATTCCCGTCCTCCTCGTCGACGAGGCCCGCCGCCCCGCCTAA
- a CDS encoding cation diffusion facilitator family transporter, protein MSASGGTKAIVAALGANLAIAASKFVAFAFSGSSSMLAEGVHSIADSGNQFLLLLGGKRAQRVATPQHPFGYGRERYIYAFLVSIVLFSIGGMFAIYEGYEKISHPHPVEHWYWPVGVLVFAIIAEGFSFRTAIKESNELRGKQSWTEFIRRAKAPELPVVLLEDFGALIGLVLALIGVGLALITGNGVWDGIGTVCIGVLLVLIALVLAAETKSLLLGEAAGLPVVKKIEEAMVDGDDVTRLIHMRTLHLGPEELLVAAKIGVKADDTAAEVAEAINAAEARIRAAVPIARVIYLEPDIYSEAEAAKGPDPEATPGGPTPHSADH, encoded by the coding sequence ATGAGCGCGTCAGGCGGCACCAAGGCGATCGTTGCGGCACTTGGTGCCAACCTAGCGATCGCGGCATCGAAGTTCGTGGCGTTCGCGTTCAGTGGTTCGTCGTCGATGCTCGCTGAGGGTGTGCACTCGATAGCCGACTCCGGCAACCAGTTCCTGCTGCTCCTCGGCGGCAAGCGCGCCCAGCGCGTGGCCACCCCGCAGCACCCCTTCGGCTACGGGCGCGAGCGGTACATCTACGCCTTCCTCGTCTCGATCGTCCTCTTCTCGATCGGCGGCATGTTCGCGATCTACGAGGGCTACGAGAAGATCAGCCACCCGCACCCGGTCGAGCACTGGTACTGGCCGGTCGGCGTCCTCGTCTTCGCGATCATCGCCGAGGGCTTCTCCTTCCGTACGGCCATCAAGGAGTCCAACGAACTGCGCGGCAAGCAGTCCTGGACCGAGTTCATCCGCCGCGCCAAGGCGCCTGAGCTGCCGGTCGTCCTCCTGGAGGACTTCGGCGCGCTCATCGGTCTGGTCCTCGCCCTCATCGGCGTCGGCCTCGCCCTGATCACCGGCAACGGCGTCTGGGACGGCATCGGCACAGTGTGCATCGGTGTCCTGCTCGTCCTGATCGCCCTCGTCCTGGCCGCCGAGACCAAGTCGCTGCTGCTCGGCGAGGCGGCCGGCCTTCCGGTGGTCAAGAAGATCGAGGAGGCCATGGTCGACGGCGACGACGTCACCCGCCTCATCCACATGCGCACGCTGCACCTCGGCCCCGAGGAGCTGCTGGTCGCCGCGAAGATCGGGGTGAAGGCCGACGACACGGCGGCAGAGGTGGCCGAGGCCATCAACGCCGCCGAGGCCCGCATCCGCGCCGCCGTCCCGATAGCGCGCGTCATCTACCTGGAGCCGGACATCTACAGCGAGGCCGAGGCCGCCAAGGGTCCGGACCCGGAGGCGACTCCGGGCGGCCCGACGCCGCACTCCGCCGACCACTGA
- a CDS encoding stage II sporulation protein M, whose amino-acid sequence MDLDVFVAAHRPEWDRLEALLRRQRRLTGAEADELVALYQRTATHLSLIQSSAPDPQLTGRLSRLVARARSAVTGTRRASWRDVTRFLGQGFPAAVYRSRYWWVPTALISTTVAILLGWWIGTHPEIQSSIAAPSRLRELTRPGGEYETYYSSHPAASFAAQVWTNNAQAAAMCLVLGIFLGLPVLWILFQNMLNLGVGLGLMSSAGRLDTFLGLLLPHGLLELTAVFVAAGTGLRLGWTVIDPGPRTRRTALAEEGRAAVGMAIGLALVLLVSGAIEGFVTPSGLPTWARIGIGIAAELAFLAYVWVLGGRAARAGDIGDVEESERSSVVPTAA is encoded by the coding sequence ATGGACCTCGACGTCTTCGTCGCCGCCCACCGCCCCGAGTGGGACCGTCTGGAGGCCCTGCTCCGCCGCCAGCGCCGCCTGACCGGCGCGGAAGCCGACGAACTCGTCGCCCTCTACCAGCGCACCGCCACCCACCTCTCCCTCATCCAGTCCAGCGCCCCCGACCCGCAACTGACCGGTCGGCTCAGCCGGCTCGTCGCCCGCGCGCGGAGCGCCGTGACAGGCACCCGCCGCGCCTCGTGGCGCGACGTGACGCGCTTCCTGGGACAGGGGTTCCCCGCCGCGGTCTACCGCTCGCGTTATTGGTGGGTGCCCACAGCGCTGATCTCCACCACCGTCGCGATCCTTCTGGGGTGGTGGATCGGCACCCACCCCGAGATCCAGTCCTCCATCGCTGCCCCGAGCCGCCTGCGGGAGCTCACACGGCCGGGAGGCGAGTACGAGACGTACTACTCCAGCCATCCCGCGGCGTCCTTCGCCGCCCAGGTATGGACGAACAATGCTCAGGCCGCCGCGATGTGCCTCGTCCTCGGCATCTTCCTCGGACTGCCGGTGCTGTGGATCCTCTTCCAGAACATGCTCAACCTGGGCGTCGGTCTCGGCCTGATGTCGTCGGCAGGCCGACTCGACACCTTCCTGGGCCTCCTGCTCCCGCACGGCCTGCTCGAACTGACCGCGGTCTTCGTCGCCGCCGGTACGGGCCTGCGCCTCGGATGGACCGTGATCGACCCGGGGCCCCGCACCCGCCGCACCGCTCTGGCCGAGGAGGGCCGGGCCGCCGTCGGCATGGCGATCGGCCTCGCCCTGGTCCTCCTAGTCTCCGGCGCCATCGAAGGCTTCGTCACCCCGTCCGGCCTGCCCACCTGGGCCCGCATCGGTATAGGCATCGCCGCCGAGCTGGCCTTCCTGGCGTACGTCTGGGTCCTGGGCGGTCGCGCGGCGCGGGCCGGCGACATCGGCGACGTCGAGGAGTCCGAGCGCAGCTCGGTCGTCCCGACCGCCGCCTGA
- a CDS encoding phosphomannomutase/phosphoglucomutase, which translates to MAADLSQIVKAYDVRGVVPDQWDESLAELFGAAFAEVTGADAIVVGHDMRPSSPGLSGAFARGAAARGVDVTEIGLCSTDQLYYASGALGLPGAMFTASHNPAQYNGIKMCRAGAAPVGQDTGLAEIRALVERRLESGPPEPAAATGTVTRRDTLEDYAAHLRSLVDLTSSRPLKVVVDAGNGMGGHTVPTVFAGLPLTLVPMYFELDGTFPNHEANPLDPANLVDLQKRVREEGADLGLAFDGDADRCFVVDEHGDPVPPSAITALVAARELARNGGKGTIIHNLITSWSVPEVVRENGGMPARTRVGHSFIKEEMAKTGAIFGGEHSAHYYFKDFWNADTGMLAALHVLAALGGQDGPLSELVAQYDRYAGSGEINSTVADQAGRLAAIRSAYEGRDDVTLDELDGLTVTAADWWFNVRPSNTEPLLRLNVEARDEGTMAKVRDEALAIIRE; encoded by the coding sequence GTGGCTGCTGATCTGTCACAGATCGTGAAGGCGTACGACGTGCGCGGGGTGGTCCCGGACCAGTGGGACGAGTCGCTGGCCGAACTCTTCGGGGCCGCCTTCGCCGAGGTGACCGGCGCGGACGCGATCGTGGTCGGCCACGACATGCGCCCGTCGTCCCCCGGCCTGTCCGGCGCCTTCGCGCGCGGGGCGGCGGCCCGCGGCGTGGACGTCACGGAGATCGGCCTGTGCTCCACGGACCAGCTGTACTACGCGTCCGGCGCCCTCGGCCTCCCCGGCGCGATGTTCACGGCCTCGCACAACCCGGCCCAGTACAACGGCATCAAGATGTGCCGGGCGGGCGCGGCGCCGGTCGGTCAGGACACGGGGCTGGCGGAGATCCGCGCCCTGGTGGAGCGCCGGCTGGAGTCGGGCCCGCCGGAACCTGCGGCCGCGACGGGAACCGTCACCCGGCGCGACACGTTGGAGGACTACGCGGCGCACCTCCGCTCCCTCGTCGACCTGACCTCCAGCCGCCCCCTGAAGGTCGTCGTCGACGCGGGCAACGGCATGGGGGGCCACACCGTCCCCACGGTGTTCGCCGGCCTGCCCCTGACCCTCGTCCCGATGTACTTCGAGCTGGACGGCACCTTCCCGAACCACGAGGCCAACCCGCTCGATCCGGCCAACCTCGTCGATCTCCAGAAGCGCGTCCGCGAGGAGGGCGCCGACCTCGGCCTCGCCTTCGACGGCGACGCCGACCGCTGCTTCGTGGTCGACGAGCATGGCGACCCGGTGCCCCCGTCGGCGATCACCGCCCTGGTTGCCGCGCGCGAGCTGGCCAGGAACGGCGGCAAGGGCACGATCATCCACAACCTGATCACCTCGTGGTCCGTCCCCGAGGTCGTCCGGGAGAACGGCGGCATGCCGGCCCGTACCCGCGTCGGCCACTCCTTCATCAAGGAGGAGATGGCGAAGACGGGCGCGATCTTCGGCGGCGAGCACTCCGCCCACTACTACTTCAAGGACTTCTGGAACGCCGACACGGGCATGCTCGCCGCCCTGCACGTCCTCGCCGCTCTCGGCGGCCAGGACGGCCCGCTCTCCGAGCTCGTCGCCCAGTACGACCGCTACGCCGGCTCCGGCGAGATCAACTCCACGGTCGCCGACCAGGCGGGCCGCCTCGCCGCGATCCGCTCCGCGTACGAGGGTCGCGACGACGTGACCCTGGACGAGCTCGACGGCCTCACCGTCACCGCCGCCGACTGGTGGTTCAACGTCCGCCCCTCCAACACCGAGCCGCTGTTGCGCCTGAACGTGGAGGCGCGGGACGAGGGGACGATGGCCAAGGTGCGGGACGAGGCGCTGGCGATCATCCGGGAGTGA